CTTCTGGGCCTGacccctccagctccccccaccaagccagccagtccccggcCTGCAGCCGGATCAGGGCCGGTGCCCCCTAAAgtggaaaggccccatgtcccattccccgaTCCTACTGCGCtgggaacccaagagtcctggctgcCCCCCCGCACCCCGGCAGCTCCGAGGCTGGCCCCTCCCTACCGATGGTGGCCGTGCCCATCCCCTCGTAGCACCACGGGAAGTCATCATGGCACTGGCTCTGCTGGGCGCGGCGCAGGGAGCAGCTCTCCGGCGTGGTCCCGATGCAGGTGTAGCACAGGAGGCTGGTGGAAGTGTTGTCTGGGGGCGctgcaggaggggaaaggggtgagGAACCAGCCCCACTGACCTAGACAGAGTGGGGGGACGAGGGGAGATGCAGAAACCCAAGCTCATCAGACACCCCTTGGTAGTGGGGGGGGCccgaacggggggggggggagaaacccaTTAGGACCTGAGCTGAGACCCAGAAAATCAGTTCACACGGAGCACACCAAATAGCTGTGGATGGGATTGGGGCtggtgccccctggaggggaaagatcccattccccactccatgagccagccagtccctgcctggGCCAGATGGGACTCGGTGCCCCCTCGAGGGGAcatgccccatgtcccattccctgccccccgagccagctagtccctgccctggggctggatgggaaccAGCACCCCCtcgaggggacaggcccctgccccattcccacccctgtgagccagccagtccctaccctggggctggatgggaaccggcgccccctagaggggacaggccccatgccccattcccgcccccgtgagccagccagtcccgccctggggccggatgggagccccCCGGAGGCTGAGGCCAGTACCTGTGGAAAAGACCGGGATGTGGCTATTGTCCCGGTACCGGTGGTTACAGAGGCTGGCGTTGCAGAAGCGGGTGTGATAGTAGTTGGGGAGATACGGACCATCGCTAATGCCGGAGATGTCCCGAATCGACGCCGCGTGGCAGCCCTTCTTCATCACAACCAGCATCCGCTGCCCCCCTGGGGAGATGGGACCCCAACGCGGGACAGtgaagggggcagcagggagttccacaggcccACACCGGCTCATCCCCACGGGCCCAGCCACCCTGATGTCCTGCCCCGTCCCGCCCCCCCAGGATCAGCCCCACGGATCCATCAAGCCTGGTATCCCACCTCCTCCCGGTTCAACCCCATGGACCCATCTATCCCGGtatccccccccatcccagatcTGCCCcaggggcccatctagcccagaactgccccctccccccggatctgccccatgggcccatctagcccagtatcctgcccccTTCCGGATCAGCCCCCTGTCCCTCGGGGTGTGGCGCCGTCCCAGGGTGCCCCAGATCTCCAGGCAGCATTACCGGTGCTCAGGGCAATCAGCCCCTCAGCACAGACGTTCTGCGCCGGCCCGCAGGTAACCTTGGGCACCTCGCCCAGAGAGATGTTGCCCGTGAAGGTGCCCGTGTAGCTGTAGCACTCCAGCCCGACAGCCACTgggagagaagagatgggagaggataggacagaacccaggagtcctggctcccagccccactcccccgcccctacctccctctaaccactagaccccactcccctcccagaacttggacagaacccaggagtcctggctcccagccccactcccccacccccaccaccctctaaccactagaccccactcccctcccagaacttggacagaatccaggagtcctggctcccagccccccctcctctaaccactagaccccccctcccagagccaggagagaacccaggcgtcctggctcccagcccatgcCCCCACCAGTAAACACAGGACCCCGCTGGACTCTGTGGAGATGTGTCAGTACCTtggagcagcagagctgagagcagggagcagagcagcGCCCCCTTCAGGACCTGCCTGGAATCACTGGGGTGCATTTTCTTGGACACTCGCCAGAGTTCTGCAGGGAAAGGGTTAACATTGGATTGGGCCTCTCTGTGAGGTGAGgcaaggacccaggagtcctggctcccagacatcCCCCGCTCCAACCCACTAGACGccgttcccctcccagagccagggatacagccctgccccactgaaaGCATCTCTGTGTCTGCATCACCTAGCACTGGGGGGCCCTGATCCAAGCGTGGGGCGCGTCGGTGCCATGTCAGTCCCACTGCTGCGGCTCCTGATAATAACAGGTAAATATCAACCAATATATATTTTCCCTCTGCAAAATTACcccgtggaactcactgctacaggaCCTTGCCGAAGTcctgggcttgggggggcgggtctcatgggagcaggggaggtctGTATAGCCAATGGGAGAATCCAGGGTTCCTATAGGGCAgcgggtctcaaactgggggtcgggacccctcaggggggttgtgaggttattacaaggggggtcgcgagctgtcagcctccaccctaaaccccgctttgccgccagcattgataatggtgttaaatacataacaagtgtttttaatttattaggggggctGCACTCGGAgggttgctgtgtgaaaggggtcaccagtctgagaaccactgctctaggggggGTTAGAGTAACTAGAACCCCCATGCTCCAGGGTGAGCTAACCGCCCCCTCccaagggtcaggaaggaacagCTAAGTCGACCACTGGCcacttgcaccttcctctgcaacCACTGCCAGGATCAGGCCTCCGTCTGCAGCCAGGTTCACAGAGCACCGAGCAGCAGCCGTTAGCTatgaagcaggaagtcacatcgaAATGACATTAAAAcaaggttagggttaccatatttccacactGGGGTGGGAAGCCCCGctcttgccccgcccccatccactccctcccacttcccaccccctgactgcccccctcagaacccccaaccccccctgctccttgtcccctgactgccccctcctgggacccctgccactaactgccccctaggaccccaccccctatctaagcctccctgctccttgtcccctgactgccccctcctgagaacctcccaccctaactgcccccctcggaccctacctgtcccctgacccttatccacactcccaccccatattcacacccccgcccccagacagacccctgggattcccacgccccatccaaccactctccacccctgacaggacccccagaactccctatccatccaaccccctctgctccctgcctgccgctgcctcgacccctctccacacccctgcccccctgacagctcccccagaacccctgacccatccaaccccccccccgctccctgtcccctgattgcccgccttctccaactccccggcccccttaccgtgccgctcggcttagagcaggtgtctggctccgctCCGCCTGAGCGCTGCCGGGTGGCGTGCTAAgtctgcaggggatggggggagccaggaaggggctttggcagccgaggccccaatgcgagcggcgctcggccgccctgtcagccgcttttcactctttaaatagccgaccggggggaaatcccggacatttttagatttttagaaatcccccgcggacggctatttaaagagcgaaaagccggacatgtccggggaaacccggacgtatggtaaccctaaacaatgTAAGATCAGGCTGGTAAGAAGGAGACCCTGTCCTAACGGCCCCCACTATCACCAGATACAGAAACAGATCGTAAGATGCAGGGCCGGctgcagggttttggccgccccaagcagccaaaaaaaaaaaaaagccgcgatctgtggcggccattcggcgggaggtccttcgctctgagcgggagtgaggggccgtccgccgaattgccgccgaatagctggacgtgtcgcccctctccggagtggccgccccaagcccctgcttgccaggctggtgcctggagccggccctgttaagaTGGTTACAGAAAACTTAGTTTGGTACaccctgtctggcaagaaaccacTTATCAATAGcggtggttgtgaaatcctcatttctttattgttttatctgtatggaccccacttccctattgttatctgtctggtctctgtctggttctctgaTTGTTTCTGcctgttacataattaatttggCTAGTGAATTAATGAAGGTGGTGGGAGATGATTGGCTAGAGCATTGTGTTacactatgttaggattggttagtcaAATGTTAGTATCATGATTGGTTAAGGTTCAGCTAAAAAGGACTCAAcgttcactatataaactggggtccaaaaggaagttcttggggaaccaactccaggacacggCCCCAAAGAGCAGAGCCGCCAGACCTCAACGCCCTGCCAATGACGCCGTGCAGAAACCAGAGTCCCCCAGATGGCCCCGATCCTGATCCTGGCTGGCCAGCAGGAAAAGTTCATGTGTCTGATTGGGAGTGGGGAGCACTGTGTGTGGCGCGTGTGCCGTCTGGTTCTGGTgactgttaataaatagaggtgacGTAGGATATTACTAGGTAAGGCACATTCACTGGGAATAGGTCCTGCACACCTGCAGGAGTAGCATAAACCCGGAGCCCTACGGATTGGGAAAGGGGGCGGGCACTTCCATTGACCAGGTTAGTCACACCCGGAGCCCTACGGATTGGAAAGGGGGCGGGCACTTCCATTGACCAGGTTAGTTACACCCGGTGGGGGATTTGgaggggctagggcagagggttggggtgtggggtggggctgggggtggcagggtgggaggggctagggcagagggttggggtgtggggtggggctgcgggtGAGAGGTTCATGATGCAGAagaggttcagggctggggcagaaggttggggtgtgggggtgagatctggctgggggtgtgggctctggggtggggtggggctgggatgaggagtttggggtgtgggaggggctatgggctggggcagagggttagggggtgtgggctctggggtggggtggggctgggatgaggagtttggggtgtgggaggggctcagggctagggcagagaattggagtgggggggtgagggctctggctgggggtgtggcagatctggggatgaggagtttggggtgtgggaggggctatgggctggggcagagggttagggggtgtgggctctgggctggggcggggctgggatgaggagtttggggtgtgggaggggctatgggctggggcagagggttagggggtgtgggctctgggctggggcggggctgggatgaggagtttggggtgtgggaggggctatgggctggggcagagggttagggggtgtgggctctgggctggggcggggctgggatgaggagtttggggtgtgggaggggctatgggctggggcagagggttagggggtgtgggctctgggctggggcggggctgggatgagaagtttggagtgtgggaggggctatgggctggggcagagggttagggggtgtgggctctgggctggggcggggctgggatgaggagtttggggtgtgggaggggctcagggctagggcagacgattggggtgtggggggtgaggggtgagggctctggctgggggtgtggcagatctggggatgaggagtttggggtgtgggaggggctatgggctggggcagagggttagggggtgtgggctctgggctggggtggggctgggatgaggagtttggggtgtgggaggggctatgggctggggcagagggttagggggtgtgggctctgggctggggcggggctgggatgaggagtttggggtgtgggaggggctatgggctggggcagagggttagggggtgtgggctctgggctggggtggggctgggatgaggagtttggggtgtgggaggggctatgggctggggcagagggttagggggtgtgggctctgggctggggcggggctgggatgaggagtttggggtgcagacagaccagagaggaggactccgcccagccctctccccaccggcagcagcgagctccgGGGGAGggacctctcttccccccaccacactcacccccaccactgtcactgcacgtgctcctagggcccctttcaggtccaggaagccccctcacctcccctgtggtggtggggggggcatCACATgggcgcctcctcccctgccgctgcccctcactgtagcctcactgggggtgggggatggatggggctgccccttgcccagtgtggggcaggagcggtgcctgcgggcggggggggggggggcctgtgcTGGTGgtgggtccggggggggggggagggcaggggaaggacagcctgccctggcactgggagggggggcactaggaccctgcagccGCAGTTGACGCCCGCAGCCAGCTGAGCggaggcagtggggagctgcaggggggagaCCCGGggccggccccaaacattgggtgCAGCCAGCGCGGGGGCCAGGGGTCTGGCTCGAGGCTGAAGGACCCTCGGAGAGCTGCCAGGCTCCCCAGCCACGctcccagcccgagccccatgagcccagaGGCGTGGGGCGGGGCGCCCCACAGACGCCATGGGGCCCTCCAGCGCCCAGCCCGTGGGAGCATCGCCTCTGTTGTAGCCCATCCCCGGAGCAAGGGGCAGCACCTGGCGTTTCCCTGCGCCCTTCTCCCTCTACCCACCCTCcctgcttggggggcaggggcagggcctggggggagcagcaggtaCCTGGGCTGGGGCTCGGCAACCTTCCAAGGCCCAAGGCCTCCTCTGTGTTCAGCGCCCCGGCTCCAGACCCCCAGGCTCCCACAGGCCCTCGCCAGGCGGCCGCTTCCCCAAGAATGCCGCATGACAGGGCATTGCCCAAGAGCGGCTCTTGTGTTAGCACAAACAACTTGGCAGCTGGCACCGCCCAAGGcctacatcccctcccccccgcctgaaATCCCATCGCAGCACGCAAaccaggacagaacccaggagtcctggctcccagccccccctgctctaaccaccagcccccactcccctcccagagctggggagagaacccaggagtcctggctcccagcaccccctgctctaaccaccagcccccactcccctcccagagctggggagagaacccaggagacctggctcccagcccccgctgctctaaccaccagcccccactcccctcccagagctggggagagaacccaggagtcctggctcccagcaccccctgctctaaccaccagccccaactcccctcccagagctgggaagagaacccaggagacctgtctcccagcccccgctgctctaaccaccagccccaactcccctcccagagctggggagagaacccaggagtcctggctcccagccccccctgctctaaccaccagcccccactcccctcccagagccggggagagaacccaggagtcctggctcccagtaccccctgctctaacccaccagcccccactcccctcccagagccggggagagaacccaggagtcctggctcccagccccccctgctctaaccaccagcccccactcccctcccagagctggggagagaacccaggagtcctggctcccagccccccctgctctaacccaccagcccccactcccctcccagagctgggatagaactgGGGTACTGACTGGAGTACTGACCACCTTTCGCCCCTAGAGGGCGCTCATGCCACATGACATGGCCTGCACTGAATTTGCAAGGCCTCAGCAGCCACCAAGAGACCCCGACGTCCCCCCCAGGTTGGCACGAGAGCCCAGCACCCTCCGGGCAGGGCCGGCTGAGGGGAAATGACCCTTCCTCGGCGCTGGGGGGCGCAGCCGTGTCAGCGAAGGTCGCAGGTATAGAGCTGCGAGCTCCCAGGTTTCTACGATTCACTAACCAAGAGCAAAGGGCACAACATTCGGCTCAATTCGAGTCAGCGATGAAAAGAACATGGGCTCCGAGCGCCGGATGACGCGAACATCCACCGTCCCTGGAACCTGAGCCACGCGGGGGACAAACTGAGCTCAGTGTTGTGGCTGGAGTTGGAGCCGGGGCCCGGCCGGGAGAGATCGCCCGGCGTCGCCCATGCTCGGCTGTGTCCCTCACCTGGTCCTTAGCGCTGCCCGCCCCGACCCCACAGGGAGAGCTCCAGGAAGGGGATGTGGAGgggatctggtcgccccatctcaaaaagaacctattggaactggaaaaggttcagaaaagggcaacaaaaatgatgacgGGGATGGatcggctgccgtatgaggagagattaataagcctgggacttttcagcttggaaaagagacgactaaggggggatatgatcgaggtctataaaatcctgagtggtgtggagaaagtaaacaaggaagtgttatttactcctttgcataacacaagaactaggcgtcaccaaatgacattaacaggcagcaggtttaaaacaaacaaaaggaagtatttcttcacccaacgcacagtcaacctgtggaactccttgccagaggatgttgtgacggccaagattataacagggttcaaacaagaactagataagttcatggaagatgggtccatcaatggctattagggatggtgtccctagcctctgtttgccggagctgggaatgggcgacaggggatggatcgcttgataattccctgctctgttcattccctctggggcacccggcattggccactgtcggctgACAAGATACCGGGCTAGacagacccttggtctgacccagtgtggccgttcgcATGTTCTTATGAGGAAGAGCTCACCCTCCGGGTAGGGCTGGTGGGCGAAGTGAGCCCAGGTGCCCCTTTCCTGCCCGGGCTCCCGGAGCAGCGGTCGCCACCAGTGCCCAccggtaaggccagccctgccacctggtGCCAGCGGCTGGGGGAAGCCACCCACTGCCATCCCAATGGGGCACGTCCGGCCCCGGGGGAACCCGGCTCGGCACCCTGGTGGAAACCAGCCCTCTGCACGTAATGCAAAGCCCACTCAAGGGAGGCGgtagaacagaacccaggagtcctggcccccagccaccccccccccccactctaaccaccagtccccgctcccctcccagagccggggacagaacccaggagtcctggctcccagcccccccgctctaaccactagactccactcccctccccaccgaGTCAAGGAGAGAACcggggagtcctggctcccagcccgccccccaaCTCGATCCCAGTCCCCCAGGGACAGATCCTTGGGGTGCTGTACATTCACAGTGCTGCCCTTGCAGCCAGATTGGGGCTGGCACCCCCTGGAGGGGAAGGgcctcctgtcccatcccccgccccctccctgtgaGTCTTTCCCTGGGTGTGTCCCTGTTTCctaggcctgggacaagggggggccctgtgctccccacaccccggcccccaGGCCCCAGTGACTCAGGTGCTGCTTGGTGCCGgctctggggaagggaaggatttGCCCTGGGGCGGGTGAGACAAGGGAGGGGCAGCTGCGTGTCTGGACTTGGGGCCCAGCTGCACCCCAATTTCCTGGACGTCgggcctgctcctcctctccctcagctACCTCCTTGCTGGGCCTGAGCAGCCTCGGGGTCCGCCCAGGCTGGGATCGGGGTCCCGGGTGGGGGCTGCACTGCAGGGGGGGCAGAGCTACCCAACAACACacacagcacccccacccccacccatcaaAACACAACACTgcttgggagagaacccaggagtccgggctcccagcaccactgttctaaccaccagaccccattcccctcccagagtggggcagagaacccaggagtcctttctcccagccccccgctctaaccaccagaccccactcccctcccagagcagggcagagaacccaggagtcctggctcccagccccccgctctaaccactagaccccactcccctcccagggcggagcagagaacccaggagtcctgtctcccagccccccgctctaaccactagaccccactcccctcccagggcggggcagagaacccaggagtcctggctcccagccccccgctctaaccactagaccccactgccctcccagggcggagcagagaacccaggagtcctgt
Above is a window of Chrysemys picta bellii isolate R12L10 chromosome 20, ASM1138683v2, whole genome shotgun sequence DNA encoding:
- the LOC135976734 gene encoding ly6/PLAUR domain-containing protein 5-like — translated: MFFSSLTRIEPNVVPFALELWRVSKKMHPSDSRQVLKGALLCSLLSALLLQVAVGLECYSYTGTFTGNISLGEVPKVTCGPAQNVCAEGLIALSTGGQRMLVVMKKGCHAASIRDISGISDGPYLPNYYHTRFCNASLCNHRYRDNSHIPVFSTAPPDNTSTSLLCYTCIGTTPESCSLRRAQQSQCHDDFPWCYEGMGTATIGGFVVPIYLRSCQAVGCASITPNNPWLNIQLERTSCCSQPLCNHAPEPAPTHPSRTAPTRDRPTNASPRPGLSLPTLLLLGGLGLGG